AGGGGTAAGAGTCGCCCACAACTATTACATTGATAGGCTTTGAAAAAAGCCAGTGTTGCCCCATCTCCTGCGCGGTCTAGCCAAAACGTTGAAAATTAGAAAGTTCATTCTTCCTGAACAGTTAAAATGCTTATTCCTGAGCTTGAAACCTCTCGCCTGATCCTGCGGGGATTCTGCGAACAAGACCTTGATGCTTACGCCCAGATGTGCGGCGACCCTGAAGTTATGCGCTATATCGCCGACGGCAAGACTCTATCTCGTGCTGAGTCTTGGCGAAATATGGCAATGATTATTGGTCACTGGCATCTGCGGGGATACGGCTTATGGGCGGTAGAGGAACGTAAAAGTGGTGAAATGATTGGGCGGATTGGCTGCTGGCAACCAGAAGGATGGCCGGGATTGGAAATTGGTTGGACGTTGCGACGAGCTTATTGGGGGCGTGGCTTTGCAACGGAGGCGGCAAAAGCATCGATGAACTATGCTTTTGATAAGTTAGGGCAATCTCACGTGATTAGCCTAATTCTTCCGAATAATTTTGCTTCCAAACGAGTTGCCCAGAAGTTGAGGGAGAAACCAGAAGGGAAGACGGAATTCTTTGGCGGTGAGGCAGTAATTTATGGGATTAGTCGAGAAGATTGGC
This window of the Chroococcidiopsis sp. CCMEE 29 genome carries:
- a CDS encoding GNAT family N-acetyltransferase, yielding MLIPELETSRLILRGFCEQDLDAYAQMCGDPEVMRYIADGKTLSRAESWRNMAMIIGHWHLRGYGLWAVEERKSGEMIGRIGCWQPEGWPGLEIGWTLRRAYWGRGFATEAAKASMNYAFDKLGQSHVISLILPNNFASKRVAQKLREKPEGKTEFFGGEAVIYGISREDWQAMYGESGDTVV